In Catenulispora sp. MAP5-51, a genomic segment contains:
- a CDS encoding DUF1330 domain-containing protein, producing MAKGYWVSVYRTISDPEKLAAYDELARPAVQAGGGRVLSRGVRVVAHDAGIAERTILIEFDSFEQAVAARESEAYQKALAVLSDAVERDFRIIEGLD from the coding sequence GTGGCCAAGGGCTACTGGGTCAGCGTCTACCGCACCATTTCAGACCCCGAGAAGCTGGCTGCCTACGACGAGCTGGCCCGTCCGGCCGTCCAGGCCGGGGGCGGGCGGGTTCTCTCCCGCGGCGTTCGGGTCGTCGCCCACGACGCCGGCATCGCCGAGCGCACCATTCTGATCGAGTTCGACAGTTTCGAACAGGCCGTCGCGGCGCGGGAGAGTGAGGCCTACCAGAAGGCGCTGGCCGTCCTCTCCGACGCCGTCGAGCGTGACTTCCGCATCATCGAAGGCCTTGACTGA